From the genome of Candidatus Falkowbacteria bacterium:
CACCACTCAGGATTACCGTGATGCTTGGACCGTCGGCTTCACGCCGGACTTGGCTGTCGGGGTTTGGGTCGGCAACAACGACAACTCGCCGATGGGGCAGAAGGCCGATGGCTCGGTGGTGGCGGCCCCAATCTGGCGGGAATTCATCTCCCAGGTCTTGTCTGTCCGCCCCAAAAAGGACTTCAAGCGGCCGAAAGAGATTGCAGAATTCCGGGCAGACCGGAATACCGGACGACCTCTGCCCAAAGAAGCGCGCATCGGCAAACTCGAACTCTTCGCTTCATATAATATCCCTAAAAACAACACGCCCGATCCTAAGGCTGCCTCAAAAAAACCAAAAAAGCAGCCCAAGCCCGCCGTCAAGCAGCTGAGTGCAGCCGCTTCGACCGAACCTAAGCCTTGATTATTGGATAAAAAAATCCCCCGAAATTCGGGGGATTGCCGTTTTAAGGCATGGAAGATTATTTCAGTGGCCGAAGAAGCCGCGGCCGATCTTGTCCGGAATCAGGTAAATGGGCTTCGCTTTGCTTTCGCAGAAAGCGATGACCTCTTTGTCCCGTATCGAGCCGCTGGTCGAGACGATAGCCGCCACTCCGGCATCGATGAGCGTCTCGACTCCATCAACGAACGGAAAGAACGAGTCGCTGGCCGCTACTGCGCCGGCGATATCATGGCCGGCACTGTTGGCACGCATGATGGCCAGCTTGGCTCCACCGACGCGTGATTGCTGGCCGACGCCGTTGCCGATCAGCTTCCCGTCCTTGACCAGGGTGATGGTATTGCTGTTGGAAGTCTGGTTGATGGCATGGGCCAACAGCATATCGACTTCCTGCTCGAAGATAGCTTTGCCGTATTTAGTGCAATCATCTGAACGGATGTCGAGGACGAAGGAGTAATTCGGCTGGGTCAGGAAGCCGCCACGGACATAACGGAAACGCGGAGCCTGATCGAGCGAGTTCGCATCGATGAATTCCAGTTCCGGGTTGCGGATGAAGGAACACCTGTCGCCCTTGCGCCTCAGATGCTCTATGGCTCCCTCCGTAAAGGCCGGGGCGATCACTCCGTCAAGCACACGGCGGACGCTGCCCGCCATGTGCGCGTGTAACAGTTCTGCTTCTCTCTCGCCGATTTCGAAGTTGGTGATGACCAAGCCTCCGAACAGATCCTGCGGTTCGCCTTCGACCATCATCCTGATCACTTCTTCCGTAGTGCTGCCATAGGCCGCACCGCAAGGATTGCCGTGCTTGCCGCCGACGGCAATGTAGGGGACGTCATCGTGATTCTTGTGGAAAGTGGCGGCAATCCTCGTGATGGTGGCGAGTAGGCGGTCGACGTCGACCCAGTTGTTAAAACCCGGATCTCCCAGCACTACCTCGAACTTCTGGAGCGCTAACGGGTCATCGGTCCGACAGCCGTACATGACGGCCGGCGTCTGGTAGGCATTCTCGCCATACCGACAGGCGATCACTTTTTCGCCGACAATACCTTCGAACTGGCCGTTGCCGTGGTACTGCGCCGAAAGCAGGCGATAGCGGGCGACGGTGAAGTCGGCCCGAGCGGCCAAGGCGGCGATGAAATTCTCCCGTTCAGGCTGGCCGCCGTCGAGCCACTTGATTACCGGTTCACGGTCTTCAGGGCGACAGACGACTATCCGCTGCCCTTTGGCGCCGGCACTGAGCATAGTCGGTCCACCGATATCGGTCTGAGCCCGGACCGAGTCCGGAGTAGCGCCGAGCTTGGCGATCTCTTCCTCGAGCGGGTAGAGATCCACGCAAACCAGGCCGATGAACGGCAAGCCGAGGCTCTCCAATTCGTCCAGTTCGGACTCGAGCTCAGCGCTAGCCAGGAGGCCGGCGTGAAGCTCGCGCGACAGAGTCACGACTTTGTGTCCCAGGATCGGATCTCCGCCGACTAGCGAAGATACGTTTTCGACCGGCACTTTGGCGGCATCGAGATGCCTGAATGTCCCGGCAGATGCCAGGATACGCCAACCGAGGACAATAAGCTGCTGGGCGAATTCCGCAATCCCTTCCTTGTAGTAAACTGACAATAAGGCGACTTTTTCTTGCTTTCTCTTCATCGTTTCCTCCTGTTCTCCGGTTAGAGTGGTACTGCGAATGGTTTCGAGGCTGCGAAAGGCTCCTTTTACTGCTTTATTTGAACGAACCAAAAGGCCTATTCCCAAGGAATAGGCCTCAAAAATACGGTTATACCTTACAATATAATGACGAATATGACAAGCTTCTTCCAAACAAAACAGCCTCCAAACGGAGGCTGTTTTTTAACGTATTTTAATCGACGATGATAGTTCCGGTCACGTTTTGGCGAGGGCTGCAATAATAGATGTTATGAGGCATATATCAATGTTTTAATAGCTTGATTCAGATGAAAACTGATAAATTGCGCGGCATGATCAGTTTTTACAAAATCATTCACGTTACAAATAATCACCTGCATGATTTCCCTTAATAAGTTCTTCACTCGACACGGTTACATTTAAATTATTAGAACTAACCCAAATTTATGGACTCTTTCAGTTCACCAAGCACCAAGCCGCTTTACCGTGGCACGCAAATCGTCTGGTATCTGCTCGGAATAATAGAAACCTTGCTGGCCCTACGCTTTATTTTAAAATTATTTGGAGCGAACCCAGGTGCCATTTTTACAGACTTTGTCTACAATGCGTCTTATGTATTTACGGCTCCGTTCGTGGCAGTGTTCCGCACTTCGCAGGTTTCGGGCAGCATTTTCGAGTGGACGACTATTCTGGGAATGTTGATATATTGGCTATTGGCTTATGGAATCATAAAATTGCTCCTAATCAGTAAAACCGTATCAACACCAGAAGCAGCAAGTAAATTGAAAGATCAAGAAAAAAATAATTAATCTAAATATAAACATATGGGAATTATCGCATGGGTTATCTTCGGTGGACTTGTTGGCTGGATCGCTTCATTAATAATGAAAACCGACGCGCAGCAAGGAATTTTGACTAACATTCTCGTTGGCATTATCGGAGCAGTGTTGGGAGGTTGGGTTATGAGCATTATAGGAAAAGGCGGGGTGACTGGTTTTAATTTATATAGCATGCTAGTGGCTGTTCTTGGCGCCGTAATACTGATTGCCATTGTCAGGGCCATAAGAAAATAAAAACTGCATGGACATCAAGGCGATGAAAATTATCGTGTCTGAGCTGAACAACATGCACGCCACAGAAAATCCTGAGGTTATATTTGAAATTAGTTTTGACTACATCGGAGACTTGATTGTTGACTGGCGAAACCGCAAGGCAAGAGCACTCGTAAGAAACCTAGCTGAAGAATTGGGCCTAAATTTCCGTGAGGAT
Proteins encoded in this window:
- a CDS encoding GlsB/YeaQ/YmgE family stress response membrane protein, which produces MGIIAWVIFGGLVGWIASLIMKTDAQQGILTNILVGIIGAVLGGWVMSIIGKGGVTGFNLYSMLVAVLGAVILIAIVRAIRK
- a CDS encoding YggT family protein, whose amino-acid sequence is MDSFSSPSTKPLYRGTQIVWYLLGIIETLLALRFILKLFGANPGAIFTDFVYNASYVFTAPFVAVFRTSQVSGSIFEWTTILGMLIYWLLAYGIIKLLLISKTVSTPEAASKLKDQEKNN